The following proteins are co-located in the Microplitis demolitor isolate Queensland-Clemson2020A chromosome 3, iyMicDemo2.1a, whole genome shotgun sequence genome:
- the LOC103576617 gene encoding testis-specific serine/threonine-protein kinase 4, translated as MAESAAVDVPSTSGNNNTISHEKDDEKFERKRTVLETHGYAIGKTIGNGSYATVKIADSYRHKSPVAIKIISKFQAPSDYLIKFLPREIEVVKGLKHPNLIRFLQAIETTHRVYIIMEYAQNGSLLDTIRRDIFIDENRSRKWFKQLIDAVDYCHTRGVVHRDIKCENLLMDHNLNIKLSDFGFARGHMNKTDGTTILSETFCGSYAYASPEILRGIPYQPQMSDIWSLGVVLYAMVYGRLPFDDKNYGQLIKQVQSQVKFPKEPKVSYSCRSLIRRILVPQQSRIKIEIIKADDWLINDAPVNEEKFDHNKILNILPAEAIVQKPQDNNHEKLMDQMVLLDKQLHRNKIER; from the exons ATGGCAGAATCAGCTGCAGTTGATGTTCCCTCAACGTCGGGAAACAATAATACGATTTCCCATGAAAAGGATGACGAAAAATTCGAGAGAAAACGTACGGTCCTTGAAACTCATGGGTACGCTATTGGTAAAACAATCGGAAATGGTTCATACGCAACAGTCAAA atcGCAGACTCATATCGACACAAATCTCCAGTagccataaaaataatttcaaaattccaaGCTCCGTCTGActacttaattaaatttctaccGCGGGAAATAGAAGTAGTCAAAGGTTTGAAGCATCCCAATCTAATACGTTTTCTGCAAGCCATCGAAACAACTCACCG aGTCTATATTATAATGGAATATGCGCAAAATGGAAGTTTGTTAGATACAATACGCCGTGATATATTTATCGATGAAAACCGAAGTCGCAAATGGTTCAAACAACTTATTGATGCTGTCGATTATTGTCATACACGTGGAGTTGTTCATcg AGACATTAAAtgcgaaaatttattaatggatCATAAtctaaacataaaattatcagACTTTGGATTCGCACGTGGGCATATGAACAAGACAGACGGCACGACAATACTGAGCGAAACATTTTGCGGTAGTTATGCATATGCATCGCCGGAAATATTACGGGGAATTCCTTATCAGCCCCAGATGTCTGATATATGGTCACTTGGCGTTGTGTTGTATGCGATGGTCTACGGTCGGCTTCCTTTTGATGACAAAAATTACGGACAGCTTATAAAG caaGTGCAGAGTCAAGTTAAATTTCCAAAAGAACCCAAAGTCTCATACTCCTGCCGTTCGCTAATCCGCCGAATTTTGGTACCACAGCAGTCGcgaattaaaattgaaataattaaagcagATGATTGGTTGATTAATGATGCGCCagttaatgaagaaaaatttgaccataataaaatattaaatatattgccGGCTGAAGCAATTGTACAAAAGCCGCAGGACAATAATCATGAGAAACTTATGGATCAGATGGTACTACTAGACAAACAATTGCATCGTAATAAAATAGAACGATAA
- the LOC103576538 gene encoding glycerol kinase isoform X3 — translation MTVQNYKQMIKNESMNRYGPLVGAIDAGTSNVRFMVFAADTAEVLTYHQTTVPLIYPHEGWVEQDPVEIITAVRECLNQTVINLEQLRIDPADIVAIGVTNQRETTVVWDHVTGEPLNNAIVWMDTRTAVIVDDVLKGVRNKNKNYLKPLCGLPISPYFSALKLKWLLTNVPRVQEAVDSKRCMFGTIDSWIIWNLTGGINGGAHSTDVTNASRTMLMNITTLKWDPILLGFFNIPKEILPQIRSSSEIYGFIQEDMLKGVPISGCLGDQQSALLGQMCLQRGKAKSTYGTGCFLLYNTGTSIVQSQHGLLTTVAYQLGPKSQPIYALEGSIAIAGIILDWLRNNLNIFIDSNNDTECITHKNSTADVTFVPAFTGLYAPYWHKDAKSIICGITYNTTSTHIIKAALQAICFQIRDILESIKQDTGFTLGKLLVDGSMTSNNLLMQMQADISGIPVGSQAFDE, via the exons atgacagttcaaaattataaacaaatgattaaaaatgaatCGATGAATAGATATGGTCCACTTGTGGGTGCTATTGATGCAGGAACCAGCAATGTGAGATTTAtg gtaTTTGCAGCAGATACTGCTGAGGTGCTGACATATCACCAGACAACGGTGCCATTGATATACCCCCATGAAGGATGGGTCGAACAGGATCCCGTAGAAATAATAACTGCTGTCAGAGAATGTCTGAACCAGACGGTAATAAATCTCGAGCAACTCAGGATAGATCCAGCAGATATTGTTGCTATTGGAGTAACGAACCAACGCGAAACTACTGTGGTATGGGATCATGTCACTGGTGAACCATTGAACAATGCCATTG TGTGGATGGACACAAGAACTGCAGTAATTGTTGATGATGTATTGAAGGGAGTAcgcaacaaaaacaaaaactaccTCAAGCCACTTTGTGGTCTACCAATAAGTCCTTACTTTAgtgcattaaaattaaaatggttGTTAACAAATGTACCTAGAGTGCAAGAAGCTGTTGACAGTAAACGTTGTATGTTTGGTACAATCGACTCATGGATTATTTgg AACTTAACTGGTGGTATAAATGGTGGCGCACATAGTACCGATGTTACAAATGCATCGCGCACGATGTTGATGAACATAACGACATTGAAATGGGATCCAATTTTGcttggattttttaatatacccAAAGAAATACTGCCGCAAATTCGTAGTTCATCTGAGATTTATGGATTCATACAGGAAGATATGCTCAAAGGTGTACCAATATCCGGT TGTCTAGGTGATCAGCAGTCCGCATTATTGGGACAAATGTGTTTACAACGTGGCAAAGCTAAGAGTACATATGGTACAGGCTGTTTTCTTCTATATAATACTGGAACTTCT atAGTACAATCTCAACACGGCTTGTTAACAACCGTAGCTTATCAATTAGGACCAAAGTCACAGCCAATTTATGCTCTCGAAGGCTCTATAGCCATTGCTGGAATAATATTAGATTGGTTAAGAAATAATCttaacatatttattgatagtaataatgatactGAATGTATTACACATAAAAATTCAACGGCGGATGTTACATTCGTACCAGCATTTACGGGTCTCTATGCTCCATACTGGCACAAAGATGCTAAAag tattatTTGTGGGATCACATACAATACAACGAGTACGCATATAATAAAGGCAGCATTACAGGCAATTTGTTTCCAAATACGGGATATTTTAGAGTCTATTAAACAAGACACGGGTTTTACGTTAGGTAAATTACTTGTTGACGGTTCTATGACtagcaataatttattaatgcaaaTGCAAGCTGATATTTCTGGTATTCCAGTgg gAAGTCAGGCCTTTGATGAGTGA
- the LOC103576538 gene encoding glycerol kinase isoform X1, with the protein MTVQNYKQMIKNESMNRYGPLVGAIDAGTSNVRFMVFAADTAEVLTYHQTTVPLIYPHEGWVEQDPVEIITAVRECLNQTVINLEQLRIDPADIVAIGVTNQRETTVVWDHVTGEPLNNAIVWMDTRTAVIVDDVLKGVRNKNKNYLKPLCGLPISPYFSALKLKWLLTNVPRVQEAVDSKRCMFGTIDSWIIWNLTGGINGGAHSTDVTNASRTMLMNITTLKWDPILLGFFNIPKEILPQIRSSSEIYGFIQEDMLKGVPISGCLGDQQSALLGQMCLQRGKAKSTYGTGCFLLYNTGTSIVQSQHGLLTTVAYQLGPKSQPIYALEGSIAIAGIILDWLRNNLNIFIDSNNDTECITHKNSTADVTFVPAFTGLYAPYWHKDAKSIICGITYNTTSTHIIKAALQAICFQIRDILESIKQDTGFTLGKLLVDGSMTSNNLLMQMQADISGIPVVRPLMSETSALGVAIAAGCADGIKVWDLKVDTTVPSDIFMPMTVEDERDILYDQWKRTVEKSFGWESSVEKNFDASTDIYKVAPGGIFVVSTIIVLVIAKYRSCV; encoded by the exons atgacagttcaaaattataaacaaatgattaaaaatgaatCGATGAATAGATATGGTCCACTTGTGGGTGCTATTGATGCAGGAACCAGCAATGTGAGATTTAtg gtaTTTGCAGCAGATACTGCTGAGGTGCTGACATATCACCAGACAACGGTGCCATTGATATACCCCCATGAAGGATGGGTCGAACAGGATCCCGTAGAAATAATAACTGCTGTCAGAGAATGTCTGAACCAGACGGTAATAAATCTCGAGCAACTCAGGATAGATCCAGCAGATATTGTTGCTATTGGAGTAACGAACCAACGCGAAACTACTGTGGTATGGGATCATGTCACTGGTGAACCATTGAACAATGCCATTG TGTGGATGGACACAAGAACTGCAGTAATTGTTGATGATGTATTGAAGGGAGTAcgcaacaaaaacaaaaactaccTCAAGCCACTTTGTGGTCTACCAATAAGTCCTTACTTTAgtgcattaaaattaaaatggttGTTAACAAATGTACCTAGAGTGCAAGAAGCTGTTGACAGTAAACGTTGTATGTTTGGTACAATCGACTCATGGATTATTTgg AACTTAACTGGTGGTATAAATGGTGGCGCACATAGTACCGATGTTACAAATGCATCGCGCACGATGTTGATGAACATAACGACATTGAAATGGGATCCAATTTTGcttggattttttaatatacccAAAGAAATACTGCCGCAAATTCGTAGTTCATCTGAGATTTATGGATTCATACAGGAAGATATGCTCAAAGGTGTACCAATATCCGGT TGTCTAGGTGATCAGCAGTCCGCATTATTGGGACAAATGTGTTTACAACGTGGCAAAGCTAAGAGTACATATGGTACAGGCTGTTTTCTTCTATATAATACTGGAACTTCT atAGTACAATCTCAACACGGCTTGTTAACAACCGTAGCTTATCAATTAGGACCAAAGTCACAGCCAATTTATGCTCTCGAAGGCTCTATAGCCATTGCTGGAATAATATTAGATTGGTTAAGAAATAATCttaacatatttattgatagtaataatgatactGAATGTATTACACATAAAAATTCAACGGCGGATGTTACATTCGTACCAGCATTTACGGGTCTCTATGCTCCATACTGGCACAAAGATGCTAAAag tattatTTGTGGGATCACATACAATACAACGAGTACGCATATAATAAAGGCAGCATTACAGGCAATTTGTTTCCAAATACGGGATATTTTAGAGTCTATTAAACAAGACACGGGTTTTACGTTAGGTAAATTACTTGTTGACGGTTCTATGACtagcaataatttattaatgcaaaTGCAAGCTGATATTTCTGGTATTCCAGTgg TCAGGCCTTTGATGAGTGAAACATCGGCACTTGGTGTTGCCATCGCTGCTGGTTGTGCTGATGGTATAAAAGTTTGGGATCTTAAAGTAGATACCACGGTGCCAAGTGATATTTTTATGCCAATGACTGTTGAAgatg aacgCGATATTTTGTATGATCAGTGGAAGAGAACAGTCGAAAAAAGTTTTGGGTGGGAATCTtccgttgaaaaaaatt ttgaTGCTTCCACAGATATTTATAAAGTAGCGCCAGGTGGAATATTCGTTGTAAGCACAATAATTGTTCTAGTAATAGCTAAGTATCGGTCGTGCGTATGA
- the LOC103576538 gene encoding glycerol kinase isoform X2, which yields MTVQNYKQMIKNESMNRYGPLVGAIDAGTSNVRFMVFAADTAEVLTYHQTTVPLIYPHEGWVEQDPVEIITAVRECLNQTVINLEQLRIDPADIVAIGVTNQRETTVVWDHVTGEPLNNAIVWMDTRTAVIVDDVLKGVRNKNKNYLKPLCGLPISPYFSALKLKWLLTNVPRVQEAVDSKRCMFGTIDSWIIWNLTGGINGGAHSTDVTNASRTMLMNITTLKWDPILLGFFNIPKEILPQIRSSSEIYGFIQEDMLKGVPISGCLGDQQSALLGQMCLQRGKAKSTYGTGCFLLYNTGTSIVQSQHGLLTTVAYQLGPKSQPIYALEGSIAIAGIILDWLRNNLNIFIDSNNDTECITHKNSTADVTFVPAFTGLYAPYWHKDAKSIICGITYNTTSTHIIKAALQAICFQIRDILESIKQDTGFTLGKLLVDGSMTSNNLLMQMQADISGIPEVRPLMSETSALGVAIAAGCADGIKVWDLKVDTTVPSDIFMPMTVEDERDILYDQWKRTVEKSFGWESSVEKNFDASTDIYKVAPGGIFVVSTIIVLVIAKYRSCV from the exons atgacagttcaaaattataaacaaatgattaaaaatgaatCGATGAATAGATATGGTCCACTTGTGGGTGCTATTGATGCAGGAACCAGCAATGTGAGATTTAtg gtaTTTGCAGCAGATACTGCTGAGGTGCTGACATATCACCAGACAACGGTGCCATTGATATACCCCCATGAAGGATGGGTCGAACAGGATCCCGTAGAAATAATAACTGCTGTCAGAGAATGTCTGAACCAGACGGTAATAAATCTCGAGCAACTCAGGATAGATCCAGCAGATATTGTTGCTATTGGAGTAACGAACCAACGCGAAACTACTGTGGTATGGGATCATGTCACTGGTGAACCATTGAACAATGCCATTG TGTGGATGGACACAAGAACTGCAGTAATTGTTGATGATGTATTGAAGGGAGTAcgcaacaaaaacaaaaactaccTCAAGCCACTTTGTGGTCTACCAATAAGTCCTTACTTTAgtgcattaaaattaaaatggttGTTAACAAATGTACCTAGAGTGCAAGAAGCTGTTGACAGTAAACGTTGTATGTTTGGTACAATCGACTCATGGATTATTTgg AACTTAACTGGTGGTATAAATGGTGGCGCACATAGTACCGATGTTACAAATGCATCGCGCACGATGTTGATGAACATAACGACATTGAAATGGGATCCAATTTTGcttggattttttaatatacccAAAGAAATACTGCCGCAAATTCGTAGTTCATCTGAGATTTATGGATTCATACAGGAAGATATGCTCAAAGGTGTACCAATATCCGGT TGTCTAGGTGATCAGCAGTCCGCATTATTGGGACAAATGTGTTTACAACGTGGCAAAGCTAAGAGTACATATGGTACAGGCTGTTTTCTTCTATATAATACTGGAACTTCT atAGTACAATCTCAACACGGCTTGTTAACAACCGTAGCTTATCAATTAGGACCAAAGTCACAGCCAATTTATGCTCTCGAAGGCTCTATAGCCATTGCTGGAATAATATTAGATTGGTTAAGAAATAATCttaacatatttattgatagtaataatgatactGAATGTATTACACATAAAAATTCAACGGCGGATGTTACATTCGTACCAGCATTTACGGGTCTCTATGCTCCATACTGGCACAAAGATGCTAAAag tattatTTGTGGGATCACATACAATACAACGAGTACGCATATAATAAAGGCAGCATTACAGGCAATTTGTTTCCAAATACGGGATATTTTAGAGTCTATTAAACAAGACACGGGTTTTACGTTAGGTAAATTACTTGTTGACGGTTCTATGACtagcaataatttattaatgcaaaTGCAAGCTGATATTTCTGGTATTCCA gAAGTCAGGCCTTTGATGAGTGAAACATCGGCACTTGGTGTTGCCATCGCTGCTGGTTGTGCTGATGGTATAAAAGTTTGGGATCTTAAAGTAGATACCACGGTGCCAAGTGATATTTTTATGCCAATGACTGTTGAAgatg aacgCGATATTTTGTATGATCAGTGGAAGAGAACAGTCGAAAAAAGTTTTGGGTGGGAATCTtccgttgaaaaaaatt ttgaTGCTTCCACAGATATTTATAAAGTAGCGCCAGGTGGAATATTCGTTGTAAGCACAATAATTGTTCTAGTAATAGCTAAGTATCGGTCGTGCGTATGA